The DNA sequence GCAGCAGTACAACCAGCCGGCGCAGCAGCCGTACAACCAGCCACCGCAGCAGCCGTACAACCAGCCGCCGCAGCAGCAGCCGTGGGGGCAGGATCCCGAGCCGCAGAACCCGCCGCAGCAGGGTGGCTATCTGCCGCCCGAGACGTCGCAGCCGCAGCCGCCCTACCCGCCGCAGGGTGGCCAGCAGTGGGGCCCGCCGCCGCAGGGTCAGAACCCGAACCAACGCTAGGAGAGCAACGACGTGTCGTCAGAGATGACCTACCAGCAGCTGGGCAACTCGGGCCTGACGGTCTCCACCGTCGGACTGGGCTGCAACAACTTCGGCGGCCGGATGGCGGCCGAGGACGTCCCGGCCGTGGTCGGCGCCGCGATCGACGCGGGCATCACCCTGTTCGACACGGCCGACGTCTACGGCAACGCAGGCGGATCGGAGACTCTGCTGGGCAAGGCTCTCGGCTCTCGCCGCGGTGAGGTCATCATCGCGACCAAGTTCGGCTCCGACATGCGCGGCGCCAACGGCCCGGACTGGGGCGTGCGGGGCTCACGTCGCTACATCCGGCTTGCCGTCGAGAGCAGCCTTCGCCGCCTCGGCACCGACTGGATCGACCTGTACCAGATGCACACGCCTGACCCCCACACGCCGATCGAGGAGACGCTCGCCGCCTTGAGTGAGCTGGTGACGGAGGGGAAGGTGCGCTACCTCGGCAGCTCCAACTTCTCCGGCTGGCAGGTGATCGATGCCGACTGGACGGCGACCAGCGGCGGCTACGAGCCGTTCATCTCGGCTCAGAACGAATACTCGTGGCTGAAGCGCGGCGCCGAGGCCGAGCTCATCCCTGCTCTCGAGCACACCGGGCAGAGCCTGCTCCCATACTTCCCGCTGGCATCAGGGCTGCTGACGGGCAAATATCGTCGTGGCCAGGAAGCGCCGGCCGGCTCGCGGCTGGCCAACCAGCCGGATCGGCTGGGCGCAGCCGACTTCGACACGGTGGAGGCGATCGACAAGTTCGCCGCCGATCGCGGCCTCACGATGCTGCAGGTCGCCATCGGTGGTCTCGCCTCGATGCCGACCGTCGGCTCAGTGATCGCGGGCGCGACCTCCGTGGAGCAGATCGGGCAGAACGTCGCGGCTGGACTGTGGGTGCCGAACGGCGATGATCTCGAGGCGCTGCTGGCGATCACGGACAAATCGGCTCGTCACTGACCGTCGGATCGCGATCCCGAGCGCGGGTTGCCCCTTCGCTTCTCACTGACGCGCCGAATCTCCGCTCCTGGCCACGCCGGCGATGACGAGCCGATTTCACTGTCAGGCCCAGCGCAGCGCCCAGTGGTACATGGCGATGGCGGCGGCCGCGCCGGCGTTGATCGAGCGGCTCGAGCCGTACTGCGTAATGGCGACCAGCTTCTCGCAGACCGACACCATCTCGTCGGTCAGCCCGGGGCCTTCGGAGCCGAATACCAGGCAGACCTTCTCCGGCAGCTCGGTGCGCTCCAGCGGGACCGAACCGTCCAGGTTGTCGACGCCCACGATGGCATATCCGGCCCCGCGCAGTGAGTCGGCGAAGTCGGCCACGTCGGGGTGGTGGTGGACGTGCAGGTAGCGGTCGGTGACCATCGCCCCACGGCGGTTCCACCGTTTCCGGCCGATGATGTGGACGCCGGAGACGTTGAAAGCATTGCCGGTCCGGACCATGGAGCCGATGTTGAAGTCGTGCTCCCAGTTTTGGATCGCCACCCGCAACGGGTGCCGGGTGCGGTCCAGATCGGCGATGATCTCGTCCATCTTCCAGTAGCGGTAGCGGTCCACGACGTTGCGCCGGTCGCCGGCCGCCAGCAGCTCCGGGTCCAGCCGGGGGTCGTCCGGCCACGGCTCGGGATGGGGCCCGACGCCGTTCTCCTCGGCCCGGGCCATCTCGTCCTCGCTTAGGAACTTCACAGAAAGCGACGGTACCCTCAACCCTTGTGACCCCAATCCTCGACGCCGTGCTCCTGACGCCGATGCTGTTGCCGTCGTGGCTGGATCCCGACACCCTGATCAAGGCGCTGGGTCCGTGGGCGCTGTGGGGTGTGGCGGTCATCGTGTTCGCCGAGTGCGGGCTGTTCTCGCTCCTCCCCGGTGACTCGCTGCTCTTCACGGTCGGCCTGTTTGTCGCCATCGGGGCCATCGACCACCCGCTGTGGTTCGCCTGCGTGGTGCTCACCATCGCCGCGATCCTCGGCAACGTGGTCGGCTACTGGATCGGTCGGCTGATCGGGCCACCCCTGTTCAAGCCCCGCAACGGGCTGATGGGCAAGATCTTCCAGCAGCAGTACGTCGACAAGACGCACGTGTTCTTCGAGAGGTACGGCAATCGTGCGCTCGTGCTGGCCAGGTTCGTCCCGATCATCCGCACCTTCGTCACCCTGGTGGCCGGCGTCGGCCGGATGGACTTCCGCAAGTTCATCACCTACACCGCCGTCGGCGGGATCCTGTGGGCCGTCGGCGTGACCGTGCTCGGCTTCTACCTGGGTCAGATCCCGTTCATCCACAACAACATCGATGCGGTGCTGCTGCTGATCG is a window from the Microlunatus panaciterrae genome containing:
- a CDS encoding aldo/keto reductase; translated protein: MSSEMTYQQLGNSGLTVSTVGLGCNNFGGRMAAEDVPAVVGAAIDAGITLFDTADVYGNAGGSETLLGKALGSRRGEVIIATKFGSDMRGANGPDWGVRGSRRYIRLAVESSLRRLGTDWIDLYQMHTPDPHTPIEETLAALSELVTEGKVRYLGSSNFSGWQVIDADWTATSGGYEPFISAQNEYSWLKRGAEAELIPALEHTGQSLLPYFPLASGLLTGKYRRGQEAPAGSRLANQPDRLGAADFDTVEAIDKFAADRGLTMLQVAIGGLASMPTVGSVIAGATSVEQIGQNVAAGLWVPNGDDLEALLAITDKSARH
- a CDS encoding TrmH family RNA methyltransferase, encoding MARAEENGVGPHPEPWPDDPRLDPELLAAGDRRNVVDRYRYWKMDEIIADLDRTRHPLRVAIQNWEHDFNIGSMVRTGNAFNVSGVHIIGRKRWNRRGAMVTDRYLHVHHHPDVADFADSLRGAGYAIVGVDNLDGSVPLERTELPEKVCLVFGSEGPGLTDEMVSVCEKLVAITQYGSSRSINAGAAAAIAMYHWALRWA
- a CDS encoding DedA family protein: MLLPSWLDPDTLIKALGPWALWGVAVIVFAECGLFSLLPGDSLLFTVGLFVAIGAIDHPLWFACVVLTIAAILGNVVGYWIGRLIGPPLFKPRNGLMGKIFQQQYVDKTHVFFERYGNRALVLARFVPIIRTFVTLVAGVGRMDFRKFITYTAVGGILWAVGVTVLGFYLGQIPFIHNNIDAVLLLIVVVSLIPMGVEYLLARRRNKREALI